The following are from one region of the Amylibacter sp. IMCC11727 genome:
- a CDS encoding 50S ribosomal protein L11 methyltransferase, which produces MPTFTALTTLKDKTKAQALADACETLIPEPTGVGVFEVEDGSKTWEVGVYFVEAPDEVGLALLAAAHGAKPFAVSELPETDWVAEVKRELAPITAGRFFLYGSHDADKIPADCVPLLIEAAMAFGTGHHGTTQGCLQALHNLAETGFVGKNVVDVGCGTAVLAMGAAKIWPDVVLASDIDEVATDTASANVACNDLEGRIEVVTCAGFDHPRLREKAPYDLILANILKGPLIALSGDMGESCAKDGYVILSGILNEQAEDTKAAYQAQGFVEVEHLIVGEWSTLCLQKQG; this is translated from the coding sequence CACATTGAAAGACAAAACCAAGGCGCAGGCTTTGGCCGATGCCTGTGAGACTCTGATCCCAGAACCAACGGGTGTTGGGGTGTTTGAAGTGGAGGATGGGTCCAAAACCTGGGAAGTGGGCGTGTATTTCGTGGAAGCCCCTGACGAGGTTGGATTGGCGTTGTTGGCCGCGGCGCATGGAGCGAAACCGTTTGCGGTGTCTGAGCTGCCTGAAACCGATTGGGTGGCTGAAGTGAAACGCGAATTGGCACCGATCACGGCGGGGCGTTTTTTCCTGTATGGTAGCCATGATGCGGATAAAATTCCTGCCGATTGTGTGCCCTTGCTGATCGAGGCCGCGATGGCGTTTGGAACAGGGCACCATGGCACCACACAAGGCTGTTTGCAGGCGTTGCACAATCTGGCGGAAACGGGGTTTGTTGGCAAAAACGTTGTGGACGTGGGCTGTGGGACGGCGGTTTTGGCCATGGGCGCCGCAAAGATTTGGCCAGATGTGGTTTTGGCCAGCGATATTGACGAAGTGGCCACGGACACCGCAAGCGCCAATGTTGCCTGCAATGATCTGGAAGGCCGCATCGAGGTTGTGACCTGTGCTGGGTTTGATCACCCGCGCCTGCGTGAGAAAGCACCCTATGATCTGATCCTTGCCAATATCCTGAAGGGGCCACTGATTGCGCTGTCTGGGGATATGGGAGAAAGCTGTGCCAAAGATGGGTACGTCATTCTGTCGGGCATTTTGAACGAGCAAGCCGAAGACACAAAAGCCGCGTATCAGGCGCAGGGATTTGTGGAAGTGGAGCATTTGATTGTTGGCGAATGGTCAACACTGTGTCTGCAAAAGCAGGGCTAA
- a CDS encoding DUF1127 domain-containing protein: MALAPNTRPAPFGAIATLNFVNLFENVVASVSNWNAKRKTQNILAALSDRELADIGLSRADLDNLPSHF, encoded by the coding sequence ATGGCTCTTGCTCCAAACACCCGTCCGGCTCCTTTCGGCGCCATCGCAACATTGAACTTTGTTAACCTGTTCGAAAATGTTGTTGCTTCCGTTTCCAACTGGAACGCAAAGCGTAAAACACAAAACATTCTGGCAGCTTTGTCTGACCGTGAACTGGCTGACATTGGCCTGTCCCGCGCAGATTTGGACAACCTGCCATCCCACTTCTAA
- the ruvC gene encoding crossover junction endodeoxyribonuclease RuvC, which produces MRVIGIDPGLRNLGWGIVDVAGSKVAHVGNGVCKSSNKGALADRLLELHTQLDAVLREYKPDTAAVEQTFVNKDGAGTLKLGQARGICLLVPAQHGLCVAEYAPNAVKKVVVGVGHADKGQVLHMVKMQLKGVEPAGPDAADALAIALCHAHHARFAGRLDAAVAKAGAA; this is translated from the coding sequence ATGCGGGTGATTGGAATTGATCCAGGGCTTCGAAACCTCGGATGGGGCATTGTTGATGTGGCGGGCAGCAAAGTTGCCCATGTGGGCAATGGTGTTTGCAAATCATCGAACAAGGGCGCGTTGGCGGATCGGTTGTTGGAATTGCACACACAATTGGACGCGGTTTTGCGGGAATATAAGCCAGATACGGCGGCGGTGGAGCAAACGTTTGTAAACAAAGACGGTGCTGGCACGCTGAAGCTGGGCCAAGCGCGGGGGATTTGTCTGTTGGTCCCTGCGCAACACGGGCTCTGCGTGGCGGAATATGCGCCAAATGCGGTGAAAAAGGTCGTGGTTGGTGTGGGTCATGCGGACAAAGGACAGGTGTTGCACATGGTAAAGATGCAGTTAAAGGGCGTGGAACCCGCAGGGCCAGATGCGGCGGACGCGTTGGCAATTGCGCTGTGTCATGCGCATCACGCGCGGTTTGCAGGGCGGCTTGACGCGGCTGTGGCAAAGGCGGGTGCGGCATGA
- the ruvA gene encoding Holliday junction branch migration protein RuvA: MIGKITGRVDYKAVDHVLVDVQGVGYLVYCSERTLSALPAKGGIVALYTDLLVREDNLQLFGFLTLGEKEWHRLLTSVQGVGAKVGLAIAGTLGVDGVSRAITLGDVAAVKAAPGVGPKLAQRIVVELKDKAASVIAMGAQGAEVVEADDDVVIDPPMTTPPAAQGNATPSSGVAAAGAQADALSALVNLGYGHGDAASAVAKASGDMPSADSGALIKAALRLLAPKG; the protein is encoded by the coding sequence ATGATTGGCAAGATAACAGGGCGCGTGGATTACAAGGCCGTCGATCATGTTTTGGTGGATGTGCAGGGCGTTGGGTATTTGGTGTATTGTTCGGAGCGCACATTAAGCGCTTTGCCCGCAAAGGGTGGTATTGTGGCGCTGTATACGGATTTGTTGGTGCGCGAGGACAATTTGCAGCTGTTCGGGTTTCTGACGCTTGGAGAGAAGGAGTGGCATCGGTTGCTGACCTCTGTTCAGGGGGTCGGGGCGAAGGTTGGTTTGGCCATTGCAGGAACGCTGGGTGTGGATGGTGTGAGCCGTGCGATCACCCTTGGGGATGTGGCGGCGGTGAAGGCCGCACCGGGTGTGGGGCCAAAATTGGCTCAACGGATTGTTGTAGAATTGAAAGATAAGGCCGCGTCTGTGATTGCCATGGGGGCGCAAGGGGCCGAAGTGGTTGAAGCGGATGATGATGTGGTTATTGACCCACCAATGACCACGCCTCCCGCAGCCCAAGGCAACGCGACCCCATCTTCGGGAGTTGCGGCCGCAGGCGCGCAGGCGGATGCCTTGTCTGCGTTGGTGAACCTTGGTTATGGGCACGGCGACGCGGCGAGTGCCGTAGCGAAAGCCTCTGGAGATATGCCAAGTGCGGACAGTGGGGCGTTGATTAAGGCGGCGCTGCGGTTGTTGGCGCCGAAGGGGTGA
- a CDS encoding GIY-YIG nuclease family protein yields MRRDLFEVFQSSHSPRASETLSRRRYSAVFIADELGDCLFCGLYENMGSQRRASDELRRLPEVVEINQNFAVPCDFGEEYPRWFDLRLTQYLTEYCERLVIAPLLTPVYIRHAENLNAQVVALHRHSILDAALGDWRTINLSGPEVRGLGPAAQAQLREWRGIYHILHHPSGQRYVGSAYGQNNLLGRWQTHVARDHGAAVRLAELNPADFVFSILERVSPDMLPEDVIALEMSWINRLHTREFGLNT; encoded by the coding sequence GTGCGCCGTGATTTGTTTGAGGTGTTTCAGAGCAGTCATTCACCACGCGCGAGCGAGACGCTTAGTCGACGTCGGTATAGTGCTGTTTTCATTGCAGATGAGTTGGGTGATTGTTTGTTTTGTGGTCTTTACGAAAACATGGGATCGCAACGTCGTGCTTCTGATGAATTGCGCCGATTGCCAGAGGTCGTTGAGATTAATCAGAATTTTGCCGTTCCTTGCGATTTTGGAGAGGAATATCCGCGATGGTTTGATTTGCGGCTCACGCAATATTTAACCGAGTATTGTGAGCGTTTGGTGATCGCACCCCTTTTAACGCCCGTTTACATTCGCCATGCGGAGAATCTTAATGCGCAGGTTGTCGCGCTACATCGCCACAGTATCTTGGACGCGGCGCTCGGTGACTGGAGGACTATCAATCTTTCTGGGCCCGAAGTGCGAGGTCTTGGACCTGCAGCGCAAGCCCAACTTCGCGAGTGGAGGGGGATTTATCATATTCTCCACCACCCATCGGGTCAGCGGTATGTTGGTTCTGCTTATGGGCAAAATAATTTGCTTGGCCGCTGGCAAACCCATGTTGCGCGAGATCACGGCGCTGCCGTGCGTTTGGCGGAGTTAAACCCAGCGGATTTCGTATTTTCAATTTTAGAGCGGGTGTCGCCAGATATGTTGCCTGAAGATGTGATTGCTTTAGAGATGAGTTGGATTAATCGTTTGCACACACGAGAGTTTGGGCTGAATACATGA
- the ruvB gene encoding Holliday junction branch migration DNA helicase RuvB: MTEFDDTSDVRAAGKPEDFDRALRPQSLDEFTGQAEARANLKVFIESAKMRGQAMDHTLFYGPPGLGKTTLAQIISKELGVNFRMTSGPVLAKAGDLAAILTNLDERDVLFIDEIHRLNPAVEEVLYPALEDFELDLVIGEGPAARTVRIDLQPFTLVGATTRLGLLTTPLRDRFGIPTRLEFYTVAELCSIVERGARLMGANATPDGALEIAKRARGTPRIAGRLLRRVVDFAVVESDGTVTQELADRSLTRLGVDHLGLDSADRRYLRMIAENYAGGPVGVETMCAALSEARDAVEEVIEPYLLQQGLIQRTPRGRILAAKAWAHLGLDAPKQTGEQGEMF, translated from the coding sequence ATGACTGAATTTGACGACACATCGGATGTGCGGGCGGCGGGGAAGCCTGAAGATTTTGATCGGGCGCTCAGGCCGCAATCGCTGGATGAGTTTACGGGGCAGGCGGAGGCGCGGGCCAATCTGAAGGTGTTCATCGAGAGCGCGAAGATGCGTGGCCAAGCCATGGATCATACATTGTTTTATGGGCCACCTGGGCTGGGCAAGACGACTTTGGCGCAGATTATCAGTAAGGAGTTGGGGGTGAATTTTCGGATGACCTCGGGTCCTGTGCTGGCCAAGGCGGGGGATTTGGCGGCGATCCTGACAAATTTGGATGAGCGGGATGTGTTGTTCATTGACGAAATTCATCGGCTGAACCCTGCGGTGGAAGAGGTGCTTTATCCTGCGCTTGAGGATTTCGAGCTGGATTTGGTGATTGGTGAAGGACCAGCGGCGCGGACGGTTCGGATTGATTTGCAACCCTTTACGCTGGTGGGGGCGACGACGCGGCTCGGGCTGTTGACGACGCCTTTGCGGGATCGGTTTGGAATCCCCACGCGGCTCGAGTTTTATACGGTGGCGGAGTTGTGTTCCATTGTGGAGCGTGGGGCACGGTTGATGGGGGCGAATGCCACACCTGATGGGGCGCTGGAGATAGCCAAACGGGCGCGGGGCACGCCGCGGATTGCGGGGCGGTTGCTGCGCCGTGTGGTGGATTTTGCGGTTGTTGAGAGTGATGGGACAGTGACGCAGGAATTGGCGGATCGCTCGCTCACGCGGCTTGGCGTGGATCATTTGGGGCTGGATAGCGCGGATCGGCGGTATTTGCGGATGATTGCGGAGAATTACGCGGGTGGCCCCGTGGGGGTGGAGACCATGTGCGCGGCGTTGAGCGAGGCGCGAGATGCGGTGGAGGAAGTGATTGAGCCGTATTTGTTGCAGCAGGGGTTGATCCAACGCACGCCGCGGGGGCGGATACTGGCGGCGAAGGCTTGGGCGCATTTGGGGCTGGATGCGCCGAAGCAGACAGGGGAGCAAGGGGAGATGTTTTGA
- the ybgC gene encoding tol-pal system-associated acyl-CoA thioesterase: MRHEFHVRVYYEDTDLAGIVYYANYLKFIERARSTMVREAGIDQNSMKEGDGLVFAVRHVDATYLKPAKMDDELRIATKLQQLSGAQLLFEQDVFRGDEMLFSSKITVICMNGAGRVIRLPAEIRAQLAL, encoded by the coding sequence ATGAGGCATGAGTTTCATGTTCGGGTGTATTACGAGGACACGGACCTTGCGGGGATCGTGTATTACGCCAATTACCTGAAATTTATTGAACGGGCGCGCAGCACGATGGTGCGCGAAGCAGGGATCGACCAGAACTCCATGAAAGAAGGCGACGGGTTGGTTTTTGCGGTGCGCCACGTGGATGCGACCTATCTTAAACCTGCGAAAATGGATGATGAGTTGCGGATTGCTACAAAACTGCAACAATTATCGGGAGCGCAGTTGTTGTTTGAGCAAGATGTCTTCCGTGGTGATGAAATGCTGTTTTCATCAAAGATTACAGTGATTTGCATGAATGGCGCAGGCCGCGTGATCCGCCTGCCAGCAGAAATTCGCGCACAACTGGCGCTTTAA
- the tolQ gene encoding protein TolQ — METETLAAVQEVDFSMLALFLRATITVKIVMLILIFASVWSWGIIIQKFINYRIAKKDSDQFDRAFWSGDPLDELFDRLGPEPRGGAERIFAAGMTEWRRSHRSDGNLIAGAQARIDRSMDVAINRESEKLNNGLTFLATVGAIAPFVGLFGTVWGIKHSFEEIAIQQNTDLAVVAPGIAEALVATALGLLAAIPAVIFYNKLSTDADRLISGYDSFADEFATILSRQLDS; from the coding sequence ATGGAAACTGAAACACTCGCCGCAGTGCAAGAAGTCGATTTTTCGATGCTTGCGCTGTTCCTTCGTGCAACGATCACGGTGAAAATCGTGATGCTGATTTTGATCTTTGCCTCCGTTTGGAGTTGGGGGATCATTATTCAGAAGTTCATTAATTATCGAATTGCCAAGAAAGACAGCGATCAGTTTGATCGTGCGTTTTGGTCTGGTGATCCACTGGATGAGCTGTTTGATCGGTTGGGGCCAGAACCCAGGGGTGGCGCGGAGCGAATTTTCGCGGCTGGCATGACAGAATGGCGGCGGTCGCATCGCAGTGACGGCAATTTGATTGCAGGCGCACAGGCGCGGATTGATCGGTCCATGGATGTTGCGATCAATCGTGAAAGCGAAAAGTTGAACAATGGTCTGACATTCTTGGCCACCGTGGGGGCGATTGCGCCGTTTGTGGGGTTGTTCGGCACCGTTTGGGGGATCAAGCATTCGTTCGAGGAAATCGCCATCCAGCAAAATACGGATTTGGCGGTTGTAGCCCCTGGTATTGCCGAAGCATTGGTTGCAACGGCGCTTGGTCTGTTGGCAGCGATCCCAGCGGTTATTTTCTATAACAAGCTGAGCACAGATGCGGATCGGTTGATCAGCGGCTATGACAGTTTTGCCGACGAATTTGCGACCATTCTGTCGCGTCAGTTGGACAGCTGA
- the tolR gene encoding protein TolR — MGPVMASGGGGGGRKGRRSHGKRKPMAEINVTPFVDVMLVLLIIFMVAAPLLTVGVPIELPKTAATSLPQEQEEPLALAVAADGTLVLQSVEIERETLIPKLRAIAAEREDDKVFLRADGSVPYSTVMEIMGALNAGGFRNIGLVTDGGGPRLDGTDASVVE; from the coding sequence ATGGGACCAGTCATGGCAAGTGGTGGTGGCGGAGGGGGTCGTAAAGGCCGCCGCAGCCACGGGAAACGCAAACCGATGGCGGAAATCAACGTTACGCCATTTGTGGATGTGATGTTGGTGCTGTTGATCATCTTTATGGTCGCCGCGCCGTTGTTAACCGTGGGTGTGCCGATTGAGTTGCCCAAAACGGCAGCCACGTCCTTGCCTCAAGAACAAGAAGAGCCGTTGGCGTTGGCCGTGGCGGCGGATGGTACGCTGGTTCTGCAATCCGTGGAAATTGAACGCGAAACGCTGATCCCGAAACTGCGTGCCATTGCGGCAGAGCGGGAAGACGACAAGGTGTTTTTGCGTGCGGATGGATCGGTGCCGTATTCCACTGTGATGGAAATTATGGGCGCGTTGAATGCTGGCGGGTTTCGCAACATTGGCTTGGTTACCGATGGGGGTGGTCCACGGCTGGATGGAACTGATGCGAGCGTGGTGGAGTAG